The Streptococcus sp. VT 162 genome has a window encoding:
- the pflA gene encoding pyruvate formate lyase-activating enzyme 1 (activates pyruvate formate-lyase 1 under anaerobic conditions) yields the protein MSEETIDYGQVTGMVHSTESFGAVDGPGIRFIVFLQGCHMRCQYCHNPDTWAMETNKSRERTVDDVLTEALRYRGFWGDKGGITVSGGEALLQIDFLIALFTKAKEKGIHCTLDTCALPFRNKPRYLEKFNKLMAVTDLVLLDIKEINEEQHKIVTSQTNKNILACAQYLSDIGKPVWIRHVLVPGLTDRDEDLIELGKFVKTLKNVDKFEILPYHTMGEFKWRELGIPYSLEGVKPPTADRVKNAKELMDTESYQDYMKRVHG from the coding sequence ATGTCTGAAGAAACAATTGACTATGGACAAGTGACAGGAATGGTGCATTCGACAGAGAGTTTTGGGGCGGTAGATGGCCCTGGGATTCGGTTTATTGTCTTTTTGCAGGGCTGTCACATGCGTTGCCAGTACTGTCATAACCCCGATACATGGGCTATGGAGACCAATAAATCACGCGAACGGACAGTAGACGATGTCTTGACAGAAGCTCTTCGCTACCGTGGTTTCTGGGGAGACAAGGGAGGAATCACTGTTAGTGGAGGAGAAGCTCTCTTACAGATTGATTTCCTAATTGCCCTCTTTACCAAGGCCAAGGAAAAAGGAATCCACTGTACCTTGGACACCTGTGCCCTTCCATTCCGTAACAAACCACGTTATCTCGAAAAGTTTAATAAACTCATGGCGGTGACAGACTTGGTTCTCCTGGATATCAAGGAAATCAACGAAGAACAGCATAAGATTGTCACAAGCCAAACCAATAAAAACATCTTGGCCTGTGCCCAGTACCTATCAGATATCGGGAAGCCTGTTTGGATTCGCCACGTGCTGGTTCCAGGATTGACAGATAGAGATGAGGATTTGATCGAACTTGGTAAGTTTGTCAAGACCCTCAAAAATGTTGACAAGTTTGAAATCTTGCCTTATCACACGATGGGTGAGTTCAAGTGGCGTGAACTTGGGATTCCTTATTCGCTTGAAGGGGTAAAACCACCAACAGCAGACCGTGTCAAGAATGCCAAGGAATTAATGGATACAGAAAGCTACCAAGACTATATGAAACGTGTTCATGGATAA
- a CDS encoding membrane protein: MKSIKRFALSAMGVAMLLVLSGCVQVDKATGQPTGLIWNTIGAPMAEAIKYFATDKGLGFGVAIIIVTIIVRLIILPLGIYQSWKATLHSEKMNALKHVLEPHQKRLKEATTQEEKLEAQQALWDTQKEHGISMFGGVGCFPILIQMPFFSAIYFAAQYTDGVASSTFLGINLGSPSLLLVAFAGILYYLQSLLSLHGVEDEMQREQLKKMIYMSPLMIVVFSFFAPASVTLYWVVGGFMMILQQFIVNYVVRPKLRKKVREEFAKNPPKASSFSTGGGRKDVTPNQATAIMTNKKHKKRNAGKQHSRK, translated from the coding sequence TTGAAATCTATTAAACGTTTTGCCCTCTCTGCTATGGGAGTGGCTATGCTACTCGTCTTGTCAGGCTGTGTCCAAGTAGACAAAGCAACAGGACAACCCACAGGATTGATTTGGAATACCATCGGAGCACCTATGGCAGAGGCCATCAAGTACTTTGCTACTGATAAAGGTCTAGGCTTTGGTGTGGCTATCATCATCGTAACCATCATCGTGCGTTTGATTATCTTGCCACTTGGTATCTACCAATCATGGAAGGCAACGCTTCACTCTGAAAAGATGAATGCCCTCAAACACGTCCTCGAACCACATCAAAAACGCCTCAAAGAGGCAACAACTCAAGAAGAAAAACTAGAAGCGCAACAAGCTCTCTGGGATACTCAGAAAGAACATGGCATCAGCATGTTCGGTGGAGTAGGATGTTTCCCTATCCTCATTCAAATGCCTTTCTTCTCTGCTATCTACTTTGCAGCCCAATACACTGATGGTGTAGCTAGCTCTACCTTCTTGGGTATCAATCTTGGTTCCCCAAGTCTGCTCCTTGTCGCCTTCGCTGGTATCCTCTACTATCTCCAATCACTCCTTTCACTTCATGGAGTAGAAGATGAGATGCAAAGAGAACAGCTCAAGAAAATGATTTACATGAGCCCACTCATGATTGTCGTCTTCTCCTTCTTCGCACCAGCCAGTGTGACCCTTTACTGGGTTGTCGGTGGTTTCATGATGATTCTCCAACAGTTCATCGTTAACTATGTCGTTCGTCCAAAACTTCGCAAAAAAGTTCGTGAAGAATTTGCCAAAAATCCACCAAAAGCAAGTTCATTTTCAACTGGAGGCGGACGCAAAGATGTCACTCCAAACCAAGCAACTGCGATTATGACTAATAAGAAACATAAAAAACGCAATGCTGGTAAACAACATTCTAGAAAATAA
- a CDS encoding diaminopimelate decarboxylase, with translation MKTPFISREDLETIVAEFPTPFHLYDEKGIREKARAVNQAFSWNKGFKEYFAVKATPTPAILKILQEEGCGVDCSSYVELLMSHKLDFPGSEIMFSSNNTPDKEYAYARELGATINLDAFEDIEHLERAAGIPEIISCRYNPGGVFELGTDIMDNPGEAKFGMTKDQLFEAFAILKEKGAKTFGIHSFLASNTVTHLYYPELARQLFELAVEIKEKLGISLDFINLSGGIGVNYRPEQEPNDIAVIGEGVRKVYEEVLTPAGLGQVKIFTELGRFMLAPHGALVTRVTHKKKTYRTYLGVDASAVNLMRPAMYGAYHHITNLTHPDEPVEVVDVVGSLCENNDKFAVNRELPHTEIGDLLVIHDTGAHGFSMGYQYNAKLRSAEILYTEEGKARQIRRAERPEDYFATLYGFDFESDQ, from the coding sequence ATGAAAACACCATTTATCAGCCGTGAAGATTTAGAAACAATTGTTGCAGAGTTCCCGACTCCCTTTCATTTGTATGATGAGAAGGGGATTCGTGAAAAAGCAAGAGCCGTCAACCAGGCCTTTTCTTGGAATAAGGGATTCAAAGAATATTTTGCCGTCAAGGCCACTCCAACCCCAGCCATCTTGAAAATCCTCCAAGAGGAAGGTTGTGGTGTGGACTGTTCTAGTTACGTGGAGCTCTTGATGAGCCATAAACTGGATTTCCCCGGTTCTGAAATCATGTTCTCTTCTAACAACACGCCTGACAAGGAATATGCCTATGCGCGTGAATTGGGCGCAACTATTAACTTGGATGCCTTTGAAGATATTGAACATCTGGAGCGAGCGGCAGGCATTCCAGAAATTATCTCTTGTCGTTACAATCCTGGAGGCGTTTTTGAGCTAGGAACAGACATCATGGACAATCCTGGGGAGGCCAAGTTTGGGATGACCAAGGACCAGCTTTTTGAAGCCTTTGCTATTTTGAAGGAAAAAGGAGCCAAGACTTTTGGGATTCACTCTTTCCTAGCATCCAATACTGTCACCCATCTCTACTACCCAGAGTTGGCGCGTCAGCTTTTTGAATTAGCCGTTGAAATCAAGGAAAAGTTGGGTATTTCGCTAGACTTTATCAATCTTTCCGGCGGTATTGGTGTCAACTATCGTCCTGAGCAGGAGCCAAATGACATCGCTGTGATTGGTGAAGGGGTGCGTAAGGTTTATGAGGAAGTTCTTACACCTGCAGGACTTGGTCAGGTTAAGATTTTCACAGAATTAGGCCGCTTTATGTTAGCCCCTCACGGAGCTCTCGTCACAAGAGTCACTCATAAGAAAAAAACTTACCGTACCTATCTAGGTGTTGATGCATCAGCAGTCAACCTCATGCGCCCAGCCATGTATGGAGCCTACCACCATATCACCAATCTGACTCATCCAGATGAACCTGTTGAGGTGGTAGACGTGGTCGGTTCACTCTGTGAAAACAATGATAAATTTGCAGTGAACCGCGAACTACCTCATACAGAAATCGGTGATTTGCTAGTGATTCATGATACAGGTGCACATGGATTCTCCATGGGTTACCAGTACAATGCCAAACTACGCTCGGCAGAAATCCTCTATACCGAAGAAGGAAAAGCCCGCCAAATCCGCCGTGCAGAGCGTCCTGAGGACTATTTTGCAACCTTGTATGGTTTTGATTTTGAATCGGATCAGTAA
- a CDS encoding acylphosphatase (catalyzes the hydrolysis of acylphosphate) codes for MQKVRMIAQGRVQGVGFRWGVYTLALEIGGITGRVWNNDDGTVEILAQADSSATMAKFIQEIRKGPTPFSKVTYLDVQMSNFSSYSDFKVAN; via the coding sequence ATGCAAAAGGTTAGAATGATTGCCCAAGGCAGGGTGCAGGGTGTTGGTTTTCGCTGGGGTGTTTATACTTTAGCTCTTGAAATCGGTGGTATCACTGGTCGTGTCTGGAATAACGATGATGGCACAGTGGAAATTCTTGCTCAGGCAGACTCCTCTGCAACTATGGCAAAATTTATCCAAGAAATCCGAAAAGGTCCGACACCTTTTTCAAAAGTTACCTATCTAGATGTACAAATGAGCAACTTTTCATCCTATTCGGACTTCAAAGTCGCAAATTAG
- a CDS encoding RNA methyltransferase, which translates to MTIITSKANSVVKNAKKLHQKKYRKSAYLIEGWHLFEEAVQAGVTIEKVFALESYRDQLAAFPQTIWVSEEILRDLADTQTPQGIVAVIQKEEEGLPDFRQGKYLFLEDVQDPGNVGTMIRTADAAGFTGVIISDKSADIYSFKTLRSMQGSHFHLPIYRMPLTSFVEEAKKSDLPILATTLSRESKDYRELSSLENFALVMGNEGQGISSVMAESADQLVHIGMKGRAESLNVAVAAGILMFYFS; encoded by the coding sequence ATGACTATTATAACCTCAAAAGCCAATTCTGTGGTAAAAAATGCCAAGAAATTACATCAAAAAAAATATCGAAAGTCTGCTTATTTGATTGAGGGCTGGCACTTGTTTGAAGAAGCTGTTCAAGCAGGAGTGACGATTGAAAAGGTCTTTGCCCTAGAAAGTTACCGAGATCAGCTAGCGGCTTTTCCTCAAACTATCTGGGTTTCAGAGGAGATTTTGCGGGACTTGGCAGATACGCAAACTCCTCAAGGGATTGTTGCAGTGATTCAAAAAGAAGAAGAGGGGCTGCCTGATTTTCGTCAGGGCAAGTATCTATTTTTAGAGGATGTTCAAGATCCTGGTAATGTGGGCACCATGATTCGGACGGCGGATGCGGCAGGTTTTACAGGGGTTATTATTTCAGATAAGTCAGCGGATATCTACAGTTTCAAGACCCTGCGTTCCATGCAAGGAAGTCATTTTCATTTGCCTATCTATCGTATGCCTCTTACCAGCTTTGTAGAAGAGGCAAAGAAGAGCGATTTGCCCATTCTGGCAACGACCTTATCGAGAGAGTCAAAGGATTATCGTGAGCTTTCTTCACTAGAGAACTTTGCTTTAGTCATGGGAAATGAAGGACAGGGGATTAGTTCTGTTATGGCTGAGAGTGCTGATCAGCTGGTTCATATAGGCATGAAAGGCCGAGCAGAAAGTCTCAACGTGGCAGTTGCAGCAGGAATTTTGATGTTTTATTTCAGCTAA
- a CDS encoding membrane protein has protein sequence MNQTIIQERSGLNQFYAKVYAFVGLGIGLSALVSALMLTVFQSQLVYFLMHGRLWLMIATFAELALVFVASSMAAKNSPAALPVFLVYSVLNGFTLSFVVAFYTPGTVLSAFVSSALLFFVMAAIGIFTKKDLSGMGRALMAALVGLIIAMVVNLFLANSFFDYMISIAMVLVFSGLIAWDNQKIRYVYEQSRGQVATGWVISMALSIYLDFINLFLSILRIFGRND, from the coding sequence ATGAATCAAACGATTATTCAAGAACGTTCAGGTCTCAATCAATTTTACGCTAAGGTTTATGCCTTTGTGGGACTTGGGATTGGTCTATCAGCTCTCGTGTCAGCTTTGATGTTGACAGTCTTTCAGTCCCAATTGGTCTACTTTTTAATGCATGGCCGTCTCTGGTTGATGATTGCAACTTTTGCAGAACTTGCTCTAGTCTTTGTTGCAAGTAGCATGGCTGCAAAAAATAGCCCAGCAGCTCTCCCAGTATTTTTAGTTTATTCTGTTTTAAATGGATTTACGCTTAGTTTTGTCGTAGCCTTCTATACACCTGGGACCGTCTTATCAGCCTTTGTATCCAGTGCCCTTCTCTTCTTTGTCATGGCGGCAATCGGAATTTTCACTAAGAAAGATTTGAGTGGAATGGGCCGAGCTTTGATGGCGGCGCTTGTTGGTCTCATTATTGCCATGGTTGTAAATCTATTTTTAGCCAATAGTTTCTTTGACTACATGATTAGTATTGCCATGGTCTTGGTTTTCTCAGGTTTGATTGCTTGGGACAACCAAAAGATTCGCTATGTTTATGAGCAGTCACGAGGACAAGTCGCGACAGGCTGGGTCATCTCGATGGCGCTCAGCATCTATCTAGACTTTATCAACCTCTTCCTTAGCATTTTACGAATCTTTGGTCGAAACGATTAA
- a CDS encoding purine operon repressor, with translation MKLRRSDRMVVISNYLINNPYKLTSLNTFAEKYESAKSSISEDIVIIKRAFEEIEIGHIQTVTGAGGGVIFTPSISSHEAKEMIADLRDKLSESDRILPGGYIYLSDLLSTPAILKNIGRIIAKSFMDQKIDAVMTVATKGVPLANAVANVLNVPFVIVRRDLKITEGSTVSVNYVSGSSGDRIEKMFLSKRSLKAGSRVLIVDDFLKGGGTVNGMISLLREFDSELAGVAVFADNAQEEREKQFDYKSLLKVTNIDVKNQSIDVEIGNIFDEDK, from the coding sequence ATGAAATTAAGAAGAAGTGATCGGATGGTTGTCATTTCCAACTATTTGATTAATAATCCATACAAACTAACCAGTCTCAATACCTTTGCAGAAAAGTACGAATCTGCTAAATCATCGATTTCAGAGGACATCGTGATTATCAAGCGTGCCTTTGAGGAAATCGAAATCGGTCATATTCAGACTGTGACGGGAGCAGGTGGTGGCGTTATCTTTACACCATCAATCTCGAGTCATGAAGCCAAAGAAATGATCGCAGACTTGCGTGACAAACTTTCAGAAAGCGACCGTATCTTGCCAGGTGGCTACATCTACCTGTCTGATTTGCTTAGTACGCCTGCCATTTTGAAAAATATTGGGCGTATCATTGCCAAGAGCTTTATGGACCAAAAAATCGATGCCGTTATGACAGTAGCAACAAAAGGTGTGCCACTCGCAAATGCAGTTGCCAATGTCCTCAACGTTCCATTTGTCATTGTGCGTCGTGACTTGAAAATTACCGAAGGTTCAACGGTCAGCGTCAACTATGTTTCAGGTTCCAGCGGTGACCGTATTGAGAAAATGTTCCTTTCAAAACGCAGCCTCAAGGCAGGCAGTCGTGTCTTGATTGTGGATGACTTCTTGAAAGGCGGCGGAACTGTCAACGGGATGATCAGCCTCTTGCGTGAGTTTGATTCAGAGTTGGCTGGTGTCGCAGTTTTTGCAGACAATGCCCAAGAAGAACGTGAAAAGCAGTTCGATTACAAGTCACTCTTGAAGGTTACCAATATTGATGTTAAGAACCAATCCATCGATGTTGAGATTGGAAATATCTTTGACGAAGACAAATAA